The Streptomyces sp. NBC_00510 genomic interval CCCCAGGACCCGCTGACCTGCCTGCTGCTCGGCGGGATCATGCGGGAGGCGGGCCTGCCCGACGGGGTGTTCAATGTCATCACCGGCTCGGGCGCCGCGGCCGGTGAGGCACTGGTCGCGCACCCCGGCGTCGACATGATCAGCTTCACCGGCTCGACGGCGGTCGGGCAGGCGATCGCCCGCGTCGCGGGCGCGTCGATGAAGCGGACCCTGATGGAACTGGGCGGCAAGGGCGCGGCGATCATCCTCGAGGACGCCGCACCGGGCGTCCTCAGATCAGCGGTATCTGCTGTCGGTTCAACATGGGCATTCCATTCAGGTCAGATCTGCACGGCACCGACCCGTGTGCTCGTCCCCCGCGGGCGGTACGAGCAGGTGATCACCGCCCTTGAACAGTACGCCCGTTCGCTGACCGTCGGGGACCCTGTGGATAACTCCACCGTCGTCGGCCCGCTGATCACCGCCGCGCACCGCGACCGCGTCGAGGCGTACATCGCCGGCGCCCGCGAGCAGGGCGCCCGCGTCGTCACCGGCGGCGCGCGCCCCGACCTCAAACCCGGCTACTACGCGGCCCCCACGCTCCTCGCGGACGTCACGCCCGCCATGACGGTCGCCCGCGAGGAGATCTTCGGCCCGGTCGTCGCCGCCCTCCCGTACGACACCGAGGACGAGGCCGTCGAGATCGCCAACGGCACCCCGTACGGCCTGTACGACTACGTCTTCGGCAGCGACACCGCGCGCGCCTGGGCCCTGGCCGCCCGCCTGCGCAGCGGCAACGTCGGCATCAACACCGTGCAGCGTCACCCCGAGACGCCCTTCGGCGGCTTCAAGCACAGCGGGATCGGCCGCGACGGCGGCTCCTTCGGACTGCACGCGTAC includes:
- a CDS encoding aldehyde dehydrogenase family protein; amino-acid sequence: MNSDGTYGHWIGGRWHEPAGAHYPVVNPATEATVGHAPEAGPADVDAAVRAARDAYEGWSRTSPAERAAILERIADVLASRSADLVPLLQQETGATIRVASSMQIPTAVDRFRRYARGALEPDTIPFAPQPVKASPLAPGGLVNAAAVRRPVGVVACITSYNFPLVNLAGKVAPALAMGNTVVAKPAPQDPLTCLLLGGIMREAGLPDGVFNVITGSGAAAGEALVAHPGVDMISFTGSTAVGQAIARVAGASMKRTLMELGGKGAAIILEDAAPGVLRSAVSAVGSTWAFHSGQICTAPTRVLVPRGRYEQVITALEQYARSLTVGDPVDNSTVVGPLITAAHRDRVEAYIAGAREQGARVVTGGARPDLKPGYYAAPTLLADVTPAMTVAREEIFGPVVAALPYDTEDEAVEIANGTPYGLYDYVFGSDTARAWALAARLRSGNVGINTVQRHPETPFGGFKHSGIGRDGGSFGLHAYSELQAVVW